Proteins co-encoded in one Nicotiana sylvestris chromosome 7, ASM39365v2, whole genome shotgun sequence genomic window:
- the LOC138873684 gene encoding uncharacterized protein has translation MALQGTLSHRTLGQLLVRLSFMAFDRLKSELLDYRARLRRTLDREKSLKLLCEKKENELVSLRCEAGRSRSRESCLERQLESKTEELEQLWGEVGTVKREFYEVQAHADAQVAAKESALAKSSTLEMQIRTAHASDSALANMIARLESELSKAKAEVVNAQAEAVMSSTRADQRAAAYLKSVSTANAGLRSTLGHASSSKVYAKCKSRRETLEEVHTRSFDLSEEIEQAKAEEYDAKFLLFDAEDGKDEAVGP, from the exons ATGGCGCTTCAGGGGACATTAAGCCATCGGACATTGGGTCAGCTTTTAGTGAGGCTCAGCTTTATG GCCTTCGATAGGCTCAAATCCGAGCTACTTGATTATCGGGCTCGGTTGCGGAGAACTTTGGATAGGGAAaaatcccttaagcttctttgtgAGAAAAAAGAAAACGAGTTGGTATCCCTGCGGTGTGAGGCGGGTCGAAGCCGGAGCCGCGAGAGCTGCCTCGAGAGACAG TTGGAGAGCAAAACGGAGGAACTGGAGCAGCTCTGGGGCGAAGTTGGCACGGTCAAACGTGAGTTCTATGAGGTGCAAGCCCATGCAGATGCCCAAGTTGCAGCCAAGGAGAGTGCTTTGGCTAAATCTTCCACCTTGGAGATGCAGATCCGGACCGCTCATGCAAGTGATTCTGCGCTGGCGAACATGATCGCGaggctcgagtctgagctttcGAAGGCGAAGGCCGAGGTGGTGAACGCTCAGGCCGAGGCTGTGATGAGTAGTACTAGGGCAGATCAGAGAGCGGCGGCCTATTTGAAGAGTGTTTCCACTGCCAATGCTGGGCTAAGGAGCACTCTTGGTCATGCAAGCAGCAGTAAAGTGTACGCAAagtgcaaatctcggagggaaactctTGAGGAAGTTCACACTAGGAGTTTCGATCTTTCGgaggagatcgagcaagccaaggcggaggagtatgatgccaagttccttctgttTGATGCCGAAGATGGCAAGGACGAGGCTGTCGggccatag